In Brachyhypopomus gauderio isolate BG-103 chromosome 11, BGAUD_0.2, whole genome shotgun sequence, a single genomic region encodes these proteins:
- the cfap96 gene encoding cilia-and flagella-associated protein 96 codes for MPPEGKSDMERVGLFKEMGYICIGDKYTPFIYRPFNESAHKNKQMLSEGPKTKSALQTGYFDTQFKRIFEREALTDFIKLQRQYKIQQAKKNLGKAFLPSNGIKKSSGMGSYYGTLGGPVLAFSPLQVPRKPYKAPGKNMYTNPPKKGSGYGFPDVTLSKLDPHSAEPYDRAREILKREMAAHKSKLKGGPFRSNLHPKECFDSNPYKSERPLPASNKSEEKKTHFAVPFKPSSPSKTIGGMKAGTFESYPSHSADPYFTRKPKKATTNKEGKIFHPSPGPKSTPVKSIISLNVNKVLNSTNYNQIQSVMAY; via the exons ATGCCACCTGAGGGAAAATCTGATATGGAGCGAGTGGGCCTTTTCAAGGAGATGGGCTACATCTGCATAGGGGACAAATACACTCCCTTTATTTACC GTCCATTTAATGAATCTGCACACAAGAATAAACAGATGCTTTCTGAAGGTCCCAAGACAAAGTCTGCACTTCAGACTGGCTACTTTGACACTCAGTTCAAGAGGATTTTTGAGAGAGAGGCACTGACAGACTTTATCAAACTCCAAAGACAGTATAAGATCCAGCAAGCAAAGAAGAACCTGGGAAAGGCCTTCTTACCCAGCAATGGAATAAAGAAATC ATCAGGAATGGGCAGCTACTACGGAACACTGGGGGGTCCAGTCCTGGCATTTAGTCCCCTGCAGGTTCCCAGGAAACCATACAAAGCTCCAGGCAAGAACATGTACACCAACCCCCCCAAGAAAGGGAGTGGATATGG CTTCCCAGATGTCACCCTATCCAAACTAGACCCACATTCTGCTGAACCCTATGACCGAGCAAGAGAGATTCTAAAG CGTGAGATGGCAGCTCACAAATCAAAGTTGAAAGGCGGACCATTTCGTTCGAACCTCCATCCAAAGGAATGCTTTGACAGCAACCCGTATAAGTCTGAGAGACCTTTACCAGCCTCAAACAAGTCtgaggagaaaaagacacacTTTGCTGTGCCTTTCAAACCGAGCTCTCCCAGCAAAACG ATTGGAGGAATGAAAGCTGGGACATTCGAGTCTTACCCGTCACACTCTGCAGACCCTTACTTCACCAGGAAGCCCAAGAAAGCAACCACAAACAAGGAAGGAAAGATCTTCCACCCGTCCCCTGGCCCCAAGAGTACTCCAGTCAAGAGTATAATCTCTCTCAACGTGAACAA
- the tstd1 gene encoding thiosulfate:glutathione sulfurtransferase, which produces MANADMEISYSDLVSLRKTSEELLLVDVRSQEEVSKGRIPGSIHVPVGEVESVFSLDPDAFRERTGVARPPLDCPALIFHCQLGRRGEAATQTARRLGFKNARNYSGGYKEWSEKECK; this is translated from the exons ATGGCAAATGCAG ATATGGAGATCTCCTACAGCGACCTGGTGTCCCTCAGGAAGACAAGCGAAGAGCTCCTGCTTGTAGATGTGCGCTCCCAAGAAGAAGTGTCTAAAGGACGCATCCCTGGATCCATTCATGTGCCAG TGGGCGAGGTGGAAAGTGTGTTCTCACTGGACCCAGATGCTTTCCGTGAAAGAACCGGTGTGGCCAGGCCGCCTCTGGACTGTCCTGCCCTGATCTTCCACTGTCAGCTGGGTCGGCGTGGAGAAGCTGCCACACAGACCGCTAGGCGCCTCGGATTCAAAAA TGCGCGTAACTACTCTGGAGGTTATAAGGAATGGTCAGAGAAAGAATGCAAATGA